Within Candidatus Delongbacteria bacterium, the genomic segment GAAAATTGGGAGAGTTATGACTTTGACTATTTTTCTCATCGATTGAAATATAATCCTAACACAGCAGACCTATGGAGTATGTCCTATGGTGGGGTTGTTTATAAATTTTCTTCAGATGGAACAACTACAGTTTTTGGAGGTGGAAGTATAGGTCTTACCTGGCAAGTGTATATTTATAACTTGTCCGTAATTGATAATCAAGTGTGGTTATCAACGAATGAAGGTCTTTTTTTGTATGATAATGTTTTCTGGTCAAAATATGATACAGAAGCAGTGGGAATCGAATCTGAAAGTATCACTAATTATAACGAAGATCCTACAGGTATGATGTGGATAAGTAGTTATAAAGATTTGTTTAATTATGATGGAAATTATTTAAATATTTACAACCCAGATAATTGTGGAATTAGTTGCTATTCGATAACTGAGATTGATTTTGATAGCAATAACAATCCATGGCTTGTGACAAAAGATGGCTTAATTTCAAAAAATGGCGAATTATGGGAAGATCATCCCTTGAACTTTTATTATAATTGTTCTGAGCTTACCATTTCAGAAGATGATATTAAATGGATCTCTACTGAAGGAAATGGAATTTATAAGTATGTCAATGAAGAGTATATAAATATAAATTCTTTAAATTCAAATATTGTAACTGATAGCTTAAGGGCAATTCAAGCAGATGGAGATTCTGTAATATGGTTAGGAACTATTAATTACGATAATGTTGATATCATTAAATACAACTATAAAGAGTCTATATTCAAAAATTTTGGTTTTTCAGACTATGGAGTTGAAGTTGATATAGTAATGGAGACTGAGGTTGATAAGGATGGTAATTTGTGGGTTGCAACATCGAACCAAGGTTTGCTTTTTTTCAATGGAGATAATTGGCTGATATATAATAGTAGTAATAGTTTATTACCTTCAGATGATGTTTACGATATATCAATAAATGAAAACAACATGGTTTGGATTGCAACAAAAGAGGGTTTAGCAATTCTAGAAAATGGGATAATTTTAGTTTATGATCATTCCAATTCTCCGCTTTATGGAGGAACTGTCTGGCAGGTTTGCTATGATAGTGATAATATTTGTTGGGTTCATGACCATAATGGTGAAATCTATAAATTTGATGGAAGCGAATGGGTTGAGTACTCTAATTTTTTTGGATATAGTGTTGTTGACATTAATGTTGATGCTAATTCTAATAAGTGGTTTGTACTTTCAGATTTTAAGAAAGAAGTTCTTGTTTACAATGAAAATGGAGTAAGAGTTGTAGAAGATAATGATATTGTTCCTGAGGAAATGGAGATTATTACAAACTATCCTAATCCATTTAATCCAACAACAACGATAAGTTTTGCTCTTCCATGCTCAGATAAGGTTAAAATTTCAATTTTCAGTATTACTGGTAGTAAGATCTATGAATCCAGCAATACTTATAACTCTGGAATTAATAAATTTATTTTCGATGGTAGTAGATTCGCTTCTGGACAGTATTTTTACAAAATCGAGTCGAAGGATTTTTCACAGGTTCGAAAGATGTTGTTGTTGAAGTAAATTTTAATTTTTTGGGCAACTTTAAAAGGGAAGTTTAAGGTATTAACTTACTTTTTAAGTTCCCTTTTATGACAAAAAAGGTAATCCAATTTCCAGCAATGAAGTCGCTGGATTCTTAAATTGATGTTTGTCACCTCGAAGGTGGCTGACATCTGAAACAAAATCAAGAGTAGATACTCGTACCCTGTTTGCTTATCAAAAAA encodes:
- a CDS encoding T9SS type A sorting domain-containing protein; translated protein: MKYKLLFLTLFCYLTFSSANNWISCNSGIHCSVREQVCDSQGKIWFATDNGLLAYDPYTNEYSHYNKENSNIHSDDLIDIQIDNDNVKWFIFSLTSIGSFNGSEFEVYDISNTPIVGCIFNSVAVDCENNKWFGGDMGLYRYDGEDWTLFDSTNSPIYTDKVNSIAVDRFNKIWITLGFEYTQNLKKNIVSFDGENWESYDFDYFSHRLKYNPNTADLWSMSYGGVVYKFSSDGTTTVFGGGSIGLTWQVYIYNLSVIDNQVWLSTNEGLFLYDNVFWSKYDTEAVGIESESITNYNEDPTGMMWISSYKDLFNYDGNYLNIYNPDNCGISCYSITEIDFDSNNNPWLVTKDGLISKNGELWEDHPLNFYYNCSELTISEDDIKWISTEGNGIYKYVNEEYININSLNSNIVTDSLRAIQADGDSVIWLGTINYDNVDIIKYNYKESIFKNFGFSDYGVEVDIVMETEVDKDGNLWVATSNQGLLFFNGDNWLIYNSSNSLLPSDDVYDISINENNMVWIATKEGLAILENGIILVYDHSNSPLYGGTVWQVCYDSDNICWVHDHNGEIYKFDGSEWVEYSNFFGYSVVDINVDANSNKWFVLSDFKKEVLVYNENGVRVVEDNDIVPEEMEIITNYPNPFNPTTTISFALPCSDKVKISIFSITGSKIYESSNTYNSGINKFIFDGSRFASGQYFYKIESKDFSQVRKMLLLK